The window GAACAATACATATGCAGACATCAAACATCAAGACAATCCAAACATGTTTCTTCCAAATCTGTTTGGCCTTTTGTctatgatgatgatcatgaaTCAACCCGTTTCTTGGTAATCCCCTGCTATTACTCACGCTTACTCCTCCTCCCACATCCATCTTGGCCTCCGTCTGAActctcttcttattcttcttcaaCACCATCAATGGCTTTGCCAGAAGCGGCTTCAACGCGCGTTGTTCTTTCGATGAATCAAGACTCAGATTCTTGATCTCCCTGGGTGATCCAACCAAACCTAACTCCGGTTCCAAACCCTTATTGTTATTATTACCACCACCAGCGATCTCAGCGAAAACAGGATCGAGCTTTGACTGGAGACAGTGTTGTGTCGGGTTATCCAACGCAGATCTGTCTGGAACAAGAGCCTCCATGGCTGATTTCAA of the Brassica rapa cultivar Chiifu-401-42 chromosome A03, CAAS_Brap_v3.01, whole genome shotgun sequence genome contains:
- the LOC103861729 gene encoding phytolongin Phyl2.1; amino-acid sequence: MISNPRLMFYSCIARGTVILAEFSSKDEPEIEALALRCIQNVPSHHSMISQTVRKRTYASIIDGLFTYFAILDEAVTKNESLWLFTRLKSAMEALVPDRSALDNPTQHCLQSKLDPVFAEIAGGGNNNNKGLEPELGLVGSPREIKNLSLDSSKEQRALKPLLAKPLMVLKKNKKRVQTEAKMDVGGGVSVSNSRGLPRNGLIHDHHHRQKAKQIWKKHVWIVLMFDVCICIVLFGIWLWVCQGFQCIQA